DNA sequence from the uncultured Campylobacter sp. genome:
GGCGCGACCGAGATCACGATATCTGCTTTGCGCGGGATATTTACGCAAAAGACCTCGTCGGCCTTTTTTACGCAGTCGTAAAAGCTGTCGTTTAGATCGCCCGCGCTTGCGTAATATACGCCGTGCTCGCTATCAAGCACCGTCTGGATCGAAAAAACGTCGATGTGAGCTAGAACTTTCATCGCGTCGATCATATCTTCATGCACGGGATTGCCCTCTAAGCGCAGCGCCTGAGCGTCGGAGCTAAGGGCTAGTTTGTGGTTTTGCTCGATGGTTTCGTATTTGGCGACGCCTGGTAAAAACGCCTTTCGTCCGCCAGTGTAGCCCGCGAAATAGTGCGGTTCGACCGAGCCTATAACGATTACCTTTTTGGCTTCTGCCACGATTTTGTTTAGATACATCTGCGTGCCGTTTTTGGATTCGCCTAGATAGCTCATCTCGTCTTTTTTCGAGTCGTGGTCGCATACTTCGCCTTTGGCGCTAATCTCCGCGTAAATTTCTTTGCCGAAGATCATCTCGTACTCTTCTAGCGTGCCCTCTCTGTGGCAGCCCGTGGCGATGATGAAGGTTTTATTTTTATCGCGGATTTTTGGGTAAATTTGCTTTAAAACTTTGGCCGTCGGCGTAGGTCTTGTGCCGTCGTTTACGATAATTACGATCTTTTCGTCGCCTGCTATAAACTCGTCAAAGCTTTTTTGATTTATCGGATTTGCCAGAGCCTTTGCAATGAGCGCCGTTTCGTCAAATTTAGCCACGGGGTTGGGGTTAAAAACGCCTAGTAAATTTTTCTGTGGAACATTTAGTTCGATGATATCCTCTTTGCCGTAGTGAATAGGAATTTGCATGTTTGCTCCTTAAGTATAATTATTAATTTTTTATCTTAGGATTATATACAAATTTTTCTTTTAAACGCATTTAAAAAGGGCATTTAACTTTTAAATTTATGGAATGGATAAAATTTATTATTAAACGCTAGATTAATATATACGAATGTATTTTTAATTTTTTTATTAGTATTTAATTTTAATATTTATATAATCGCACCGTAATTTCCTAAAAGGAGAAAAAATGGAATTTCTAACCAGTTTGAGTGAAAGCACGCAGTTCACTCTCCAACTAATAGTCGTACTCGGATGTCTGTTCTACGGCGCTAAAAAAGGCGGTATGGCGCTGGGTGTACTAGGAGGCATCGGTCTTGTTATCTTGGTATTTGCATTTGATATGAAGCCGGGCAAACCCGCTATCGACGTTATCCTTACGATCCTAGCCGTCGTCGTAGCAAGCGCTACTTTGCAAGCCGCGGGCGGTCTTGACGTTATGCTTCAAATTGCGGAAAAAGCGCTTAGAAAGCATCCCAAGTTAGTTTGTTATCTAGCTCCGGTTTGCGGCTGGACGCTAACGGTTCTATGCGGTACCGGACACACGGTTTATACGCTGCTACCGATCATTTACGATGTATCGATGAAAAGCGGTATCCGTCCGGAAAGACCGCTAGCTGCTACCACGATCTCGTCTCAGTTAGCCATCATCGCTAGCCCGGTTTCGGTTGCGGGTGTATCTATGGTCGCGGTTTTGCTAGGTACGGGCACTGTTCATATCGACGGCTTTACTAGCTATGTAGATTTGCTTAAAGTTACGATTCCGGCTACCTTCATAGGCGTGCTTTGCATCGGTACTTTTTCCGTATTTAGAGGAAAAGACCTCGATAAAGACCCTGAATTTCAAGAAAAAATTAAAGATCCGGAGCAAAGAAAATACATCTACGGCTCAGACGATTCTAAATCGCTAGTCGGCGTTCATCTGCCTAAAAAGCAATGGAATATAATGTGGATATTCCTAGCTACCATCGCTATCGTGGCGGTTCTAGGCTACTATAAACAGCTTCGCCCTAGCTGGACTAGCGACGTCCCGGGTAAATCTATCGAAATCGTAGTGGATAAAAAAGTAGTTAAAAACATCACCGTAAAAGACGGACAAGTAGTCTCTACCGTAGATGATAGCAAAGTCATCTCAAACGTAAAAGACAATAAAGTAAAAGACGCTACTAAATTTACTAACGTAGAAGTCCTAGATAAAGACAAAAAAGTAACTCAAACCATCGTGCTTCAAGACGGCAACGTAGTTATCACTAAAGAGGGCAAAACCGAAACCGTCGCAAACGCTAGCATCGTAGTAAAAGATACTATGAAAAAGACCGCCCCTCTAGGCATGGTCGATACGATCCAAATTTTCATGCTACTGGCCGCTTCTATCATGATGATCTACTCAGGCATCAAGGCTGCTAAGATCGCTCAAAACGAGATTTTCCACAGCGGTATGGTTGCGCTTGTCGCGATCTACGGCATTAGCTGGATGGCAGATACGATGTTTCACTCTCATATCGAGATGCTAAAAGGCTCGCTAGGAGAGGTGATGAAGGCTTATCCGTGGATGTATATCGTCGTAGGCATGCTGATTTCTAAGTTTCTAAACTCTCAAGCCGCAGCCGCCGCGACGTTCGTACCGCTTGCCGTTCAGATCGGCGTGGATCCAGGCATCATCGTCGCGTTTGCTACGGCTTGCTACGGATACTTTATCCTTCCTACTTATCCGAGCGACCTTGCGGCGATCCAGTTTGACCGCTCGGGTACTACGCACATCGGTAAATACGTCATCAACCATAGCTTCATCATCCCGGGTCTTATCGGCGTGTTTAGCTCGTGCGCAGTGGGTTGGGTGTTGGCTAACCTTTACGGATTTATTAAATAATCTTACTTTTAGACAAGCTGCCTTTGCGGCTTGTCTTTTTGTCCTATACTTCGTTACTTTTAAATTTGGCTCGGTCATTACCGACAAGGTAACTCCCGTCGCCAAATTTAAAAGCGCCTCGTCTAGAACAAAAATACTGTGCCTTAACTTTTTTACGTTCAAATTTGACATTAAATTTATAAATTTGAGTCGCCGAGACCCGCACATTTAAAATGTAAATTTAAACTTGCGACGCTTTGCGCAAGCAAAGCAGTGTCGCCACCTTAAAGCGTCGTAGGGGGAGGGGGATTAAAGGGTGTGGGGAGCGACTTTGTAATTCAAGCCCCTTCCCCCTTAACAAGAAAACTAAATTTAATGTACAACGCTAAATTTAACCAAATCAAATTTAGCATTTTTGCGGTGTGGGTCTCGGCGAGTAAAATTCTAAAATTTATCCAAATTTGAGCGGCGCAAATTTGATTCCGAATTTGGCTTCAAATTTACAGCCAAAAGGTTAAATTTAATTTTCACTTCAGCCTATCGCCGAATTTTTGTTTGTCGCTCATGTAGACGAAGCTTAGCACCTCGGCGACGGCGCGAAAGAGCTCCGCAGGGATCATATCGTTTACCTCGCACATCTTATATAGCTCGCGCGCTAGCGGCGGATTTTCGACGATTTTGACGTTATTTTGTACTCCGATTTGTTTGATGCGAAGCGCTAGAAAATCCACGCCTTTAGCGAGGATCACGGGCGCTTTTTCCTTTGTTTTATCGTAGCGAAGGGCGACGGCGTAGTGGGTCGGGTTGGTGATGATGACGTCTGCTTGCGGGATATTTTGCATCATTCTGTTGCGCGCGGCTCGCATTTGCAGCTGGCGGATGCGACCTTTTACCTGCGGGTCGCCCTCCATCTGTTTGTACTCGTCCTTGATTTCTTGCTTGCTCATGCGCAGGTCGCGAAAATACTGAAAACGCACGATCAGCACGTCAAGAAGCCCGATGATAAACATCACGATGAGCATCACGGCGGCTAAAATCAGCATCTTTTCTTTTAGCCACGCTAGCTGCGCCGCCATCGAGAAAAACAGCGTATGGGGTAGCTCTTTGATGAAGCTAAAAAACATCAAAAATCCGACCGTAAAAACCGCCGTGACTTTTAGTACCATTTTGATGCCGTCTATCAGCTTTTTGAGCGAAAAGAGATTTTTGAGCCCTTTTAGCGGGTTGATTTTGTTTAAATTCGGCTCCAAAGGCTTGGTTGTAAATATAAATCCAAACTGCATGAGATTAGCGACGACGCCTGCGATCGCGATGCAAACGGCGATAGGCAGGATGATGAGCAGCGTGCGAAATATCGTCGTGATCGCGACGCTAAAGAGCAGCTTGCGCGTAAATTCCTGCCCGATGAGGCTTTGATAGTAGTTGTATAGCGTGAAAAACTGATCGCCGATAAAGCCAAGAAGCGCCACCACGACGAAGATCGCGACCGCAAGCGTGACGAAGCCGGCTAAATCCTGGCTTTTGGGGACGTTGCCGTCCTTGCGCGCGTCTTCGATCTTTTTGGAGGTGGGTTCTTCGGTTTTTTCTTGGTCTTCGCCTGCCATTTTCGTCCTAAATTTATTTTGCCGAGCGTTTTGGCTCAAATTTGCTTAAATTTGGGTGATTATACCGAAAAGGAGGTTAAATTTTACGCTACGACGGAAAGTTTAAGAAGGATTTTTGCTCTTGCGCGTGACCTAAAAACTTGGCGGACGAAATTTTAAAAGCTAGGACATTAAACCAAAATTTATAAATTTTTGGGTATTATCCGTCTCTTACAACCAACAAAGCTCCCCAAGTCTTTTGAAATCCAAAAGCGCTTTTTGGTCTTACCAAATTTAGAAAGGTAGAGTATGTCAAAATACGCTATATTTAAGCACGGCGGCAAGCAGTATCGCGTCAGCGAAGGCGAATATCTTAAGCTTGACCATTTCAGTGCTGAAGCAAAATCATCAGTCGAGATTACGGACGTTTTGTGCGTAAACGACGGTGAAGTAAAGGTAGGCGCGCCGTTCGTAAAGGGTGCGAAAGTCGTTCTTGAAGTCGTAAACGAGGGCAAGGATAAAAAAGTCGTTATTTACAAAAAACGCAGACGCAAAGACTCAAAACTAAAACGCGGTTTTAGAAGACAGTTTACGCGCGTAAAAGTCGTAAGTATCGCAGGCCAATAAGCCGATCGCGATGTATCGCAAAGATAGACGAGACGAAAATCGGGATTTGAACGCAGCGACCGCATGGGTCGTGAGTATCAAATATCGAATTTTCAACGAAGTATATCGAAGTGAGACGAGTAAGTTTAATTTAAAAAGGAACTGATATGGCACACAAAAAAGGTCAAGGCTCAACCCAAAATAACCGAGATTCCATCGGACGACGCTTAGGCGTTAAAAAATTCGGCGGCGAATTCGTTCGCGCGGGTAACATCATTATCCGCCAGCGCGGTACCGCTACTCACGCGGGCAGCAACGTCGGTCTAGGCAAAGATCACACGATTTTCGCGCTAATCGACGGTTTCGTTAAATTCGAAAGACTAGATAAAAATAGAAAAAAAGTTTCTGTTTATCCAGCTGCATAACCCTTGGGGCGAAAGCCCCTTTTTTAAATTTAAAATAGCTCAATTTTCATGAAATCTAAAAGTTTTTCTCGCTCAAAACGGCTTCGCTATCCCAACTCTCTTAGAAAAGATTTAAAATTTATCAAAAAATCTCGTATTAGAAACGACCGCTGCGCTATTCGCCAAATTTTGAAATTCGATCCAAAACGTGAAAATTTACCGCAAACGATCCGCATAAATAACGGTGCATGGCAAATCGTTTAAAGTTTGCGGCAAATCAAATTTTAATCAATAAACCGATATAATCCGAAAATTTCGCAAAATTACGAACCGAAAATAATGAAATAAAATTTAAAAAATAAGGCAAAAAATGTTTATAGATAGCGTAAATTTAACCCTAAGCTCGGGGCACGGCGGGGCCGGCTCAGTGAGCTTTCGCCGCGAAAAACACGTGATTTTAGGCGGACCGGACGGCGGCGACGGCGGCGACGGCGGCGACGTATATTTTGTCGCCGATAACAATACCCACACGCTGGCGGCGTATAA
Encoded proteins:
- the larA gene encoding nickel-dependent lactate racemase, which translates into the protein MQIPIHYGKEDIIELNVPQKNLLGVFNPNPVAKFDETALIAKALANPINQKSFDEFIAGDEKIVIIVNDGTRPTPTAKVLKQIYPKIRDKNKTFIIATGCHREGTLEEYEMIFGKEIYAEISAKGEVCDHDSKKDEMSYLGESKNGTQMYLNKIVAEAKKVIVIGSVEPHYFAGYTGGRKAFLPGVAKYETIEQNHKLALSSDAQALRLEGNPVHEDMIDAMKVLAHIDVFSIQTVLDSEHGVYYASAGDLNDSFYDCVKKADEVFCVNIPRKADIVISVAPYPMDVDLYQAQKALDNGKLALAKDGILIMVAKCRTGIGPKPFFNLMASAPTPQEVLEKISNEFHLGYHKAAKMAEISLWAQTWAVSELSDDEMRAVHLKPYHDLQKALDDALAQKGADTGIIILPFGSMTVPKV
- a CDS encoding anaerobic C4-dicarboxylate transporter, giving the protein MEFLTSLSESTQFTLQLIVVLGCLFYGAKKGGMALGVLGGIGLVILVFAFDMKPGKPAIDVILTILAVVVASATLQAAGGLDVMLQIAEKALRKHPKLVCYLAPVCGWTLTVLCGTGHTVYTLLPIIYDVSMKSGIRPERPLAATTISSQLAIIASPVSVAGVSMVAVLLGTGTVHIDGFTSYVDLLKVTIPATFIGVLCIGTFSVFRGKDLDKDPEFQEKIKDPEQRKYIYGSDDSKSLVGVHLPKKQWNIMWIFLATIAIVAVLGYYKQLRPSWTSDVPGKSIEIVVDKKVVKNITVKDGQVVSTVDDSKVISNVKDNKVKDATKFTNVEVLDKDKKVTQTIVLQDGNVVITKEGKTETVANASIVVKDTMKKTAPLGMVDTIQIFMLLAASIMMIYSGIKAAKIAQNEIFHSGMVALVAIYGISWMADTMFHSHIEMLKGSLGEVMKAYPWMYIVVGMLISKFLNSQAAAAATFVPLAVQIGVDPGIIVAFATACYGYFILPTYPSDLAAIQFDRSGTTHIGKYVINHSFIIPGLIGVFSSCAVGWVLANLYGFIK
- the flhB gene encoding flagellar biosynthesis protein FlhB, with the protein product MAGEDQEKTEEPTSKKIEDARKDGNVPKSQDLAGFVTLAVAIFVVVALLGFIGDQFFTLYNYYQSLIGQEFTRKLLFSVAITTIFRTLLIILPIAVCIAIAGVVANLMQFGFIFTTKPLEPNLNKINPLKGLKNLFSLKKLIDGIKMVLKVTAVFTVGFLMFFSFIKELPHTLFFSMAAQLAWLKEKMLILAAVMLIVMFIIGLLDVLIVRFQYFRDLRMSKQEIKDEYKQMEGDPQVKGRIRQLQMRAARNRMMQNIPQADVIITNPTHYAVALRYDKTKEKAPVILAKGVDFLALRIKQIGVQNNVKIVENPPLARELYKMCEVNDMIPAELFRAVAEVLSFVYMSDKQKFGDRLK
- the rplU gene encoding 50S ribosomal protein L21, with protein sequence MSKYAIFKHGGKQYRVSEGEYLKLDHFSAEAKSSVEITDVLCVNDGEVKVGAPFVKGAKVVLEVVNEGKDKKVVIYKKRRRKDSKLKRGFRRQFTRVKVVSIAGQ
- the rpmA gene encoding 50S ribosomal protein L27: MAHKKGQGSTQNNRDSIGRRLGVKKFGGEFVRAGNIIIRQRGTATHAGSNVGLGKDHTIFALIDGFVKFERLDKNRKKVSVYPAA